The sequence GCCTCGCAGCTGGAGCTGGACCAGGCGCGCTACGCCCACGAGACGGCCCAGGGCGCCGTGCGCCAGGCCGAGGCCGCCGTCTCCACCGCCAGCAGCTACAAGAGCTACGCGCAGGTGCCGGCGCCGTTCGACGGCCAGATCGTCGACCGCATGATCGAGGTGGGTGACCTGGCCGCGCCCGGCCGCCCGCTCATGCGCGTGGAGGACGTCAGCACGCTGCGCCTGCACGTCTCGCTGGCCGAGGACAAGGCCATCGCCGCCCAGACGGGCGTCCAGGTCGAGGTGACCATCCCCTCGCTGCCCGGCCGCACCTTCACCGGCACCGTGGCCGAGGTCGTGCCCGCGGTCGACCCCGCCACCCGCACGCAGCTGGTGAAGATCGACCTGCCGCAGGACGCCACGCTGCGCTCGGGCCTGTTCGCCCGCGCCCGCTTCACCACCGGCTCGCGCCAGACGCTCAGCCTGCCCAAGGATGCGCTGGTGCGCCGCGGCGGCCTGACCGGCGTCTACGTCGACGACGCGGGCCACGCCTCGTTCCGCCTGGTCGAACTGGCCGACAGCCGCATCGGCGACACCATCGAGGTGCTGTCGGGCCTGAAGGCCGGCGACCGCGTCATCATGCTGCCGCCCGCCACGCTGACCGAGGGCGCCGTTCTCGAGGTGCAGCCATGAGTCGCGGTATCGGCTTCTCCGGCAGTGTCGCCAAGGCGTTCATCGACAGCAAGCTGACGCCGCTGCTGGTGCTGGCGGCCCTGGCCATGGGCATCTTCGCGGTGGTGGTCACGCCCCGCGAGGAAGAGCCCCAGATCCAGGTGCCCATGATCGACGTGATGGTGCCGTATCCCGGCGCCACCGCCCGCGAGGTGGAAGAGCGCGTGGCGGCGCCGCTCGAGAAGCTGCTGTGGGAGATCCCCGGCGTGGACTACGTCTACACCACCAGCGGCCCCTCGTACGCGCTGGCCATCGTGCGCTTCAAGGTGGGTCAGGACCCCGAGGAGAGTGCCGTCAAGCTGCACACGAAGCTGATGGCCCATCCCGAGGTGATTCCCACCGGCGCCGGCCCGGCCACCGTCACGCCCAAGGGCATCGACGACGTGCCCATCGTGGCCTTGACCGTCTGGAGCGAGACGCAGGACAGCGGCACGCTGCGCAAGGTGGGCGATGAACTGGCGCTCGAGATCAGGAAGATCCGCGACATCTCCGACGTGAATGTGATCGGCGGCGAGCGCCGCGAGCTGACCGTGCGCCTGGACGCCGGGCGCCTGCAGGCCAGCGGCCTGAGCGCCCTGCAGGTGGCGCAGTCGCTCAAGCAGACGAACTGGAGCCTGCCCGCCGGCTCGCTGACGGCCGGCAACCAGGAAGTGCTGCTGGCGGCCGAGGGCGCCCTGCGCACCGCCGACGACGTGCGCGGCGTGGTGGTCGGCGTCCGCAATGGCCGTCCCGTGCGGCTGGGCGACGTGGCCGACATCAGCGACGGCACCGCCGAGCGCCAGACCTACGTCATGTTCGGCGCCGGCCCGCAGGCCTCGCACAAGGACATCGACGGCATGCCGGTCGATGCGCAGGCCATCACCCTGGCCGTGGCCAAGAAGCCCGGCAGCAACGCCGTAGTGCTGGCCAAGCAGATCGAGCACAAGCTGGTCGAGCTGGAGAAGACCCTGCTGCCGGCCGACGTGCACGTGACCTTCACGCGCAACTACGGCGAAACGGCGCAGGAGAAGTCGAACGAGCTCATCTTCCACGTGCTGGTGGCCACCGGCGCCGTGGTGCTGCTGATGCTGTTCGCGCTCGGCAAGAAGGAAGCGCTGGTCGTCGCGGTGGCCGTGCCGGTCACCCTGGCCCTGACGCTGGCCGCCAGTACTGCCATGGGCTACACGCTCAACCGCGTGACCCTGTTCGCGCTGGTGTTCGCCATCGGCATCCTCGTCGACGACGCCATCGTCGTGGTCGAGAACATCCACCGGCACTTTCAGATGGGCAAGGGCGACCGCAAGCTGGCCGCCGTGTTCGCGACCGACGAGGTGGGCAACCCCACCATCCTGGCCACGTTCACGGTCATCGCCTCGCTGCTGCCGCTCGCGTTCGTCGGCGGCCTCATGGGCCCGTACATGCGGCCCATCCCGGTCAACGCCTCGTGGGCGATGCTGTTCTCGCTGGTCGTGGCCTTCGTGGTCACGCCGTGGGTCACCCTGCGCGTGATGGGCCGCCACGGCGGCCATGGTCCCGACGACGGCGGCCACGGCCCCTCGAAGTCGGACCTGCGCATCACCCGCATGTACACCGCCATCATGAAGCCGCTGATCGGCGACTCGCGCCGGCGCAACCTGGCCCTGTTGGGCGTGGTGCTGCTGCTGGGCGCCTCGGTCAGCCTCATGTTCCTGCGTGCGGTGCGCGTGAAGATGCTGCCGTACGACAACAAGAGCGAGTTCCAGGTCATCGTCGACATGCCCGAGGGCACCACGCTCGAGAGCACGGCCGCCGCCGCCAAGGCGCTGGCCGCCGCGGTGCGCACACTGCCCGAGGTGACCGACACCCAGATCTACGTGGGCACCTCGGGCCCGATCAACTTCAACGGACTGGTCCGGCACTACTTCATGCGCCAGGGCGCCAACGTGGCCGACATCCAGGTCAACCTGGTCGGCAAGCACGACCGCAAGACGCAGAGCCACGACCTGTCCAAGCAGGTGCGCGACCTGCGGGTACCCATCGCCAAATAGCACGACGCGAACATCAAGGTGGCCGAAGTGCCGCCTGGCCCGCCAGTGCTGTCGACGATGGTCGCCGAGATCTACGGCCCCGATCCGCAGCGCCAGCTCGAGGTGGCACAGCAGGTGCGCGCCGTGTTCGAGGCCACGCCCGGCATCGTCGACGTGGACTGGATCGTCGAGGCGCCGCAGCCCAAGGTGATCTTCGCCGTCGACCGCGAGAAGGCCGCCGTCGCGGGCATCAGCCCCGAGATGATCGCCTTCGAACTGCGGATGGCCGGCGCCGGCGCCGAGGCGGGCCTGCTGCACACCGAGCACGGCCGCACCCCGGTGCCCATCATGCTGCGCACCGACCGCGCCGGCCGCGCCGGCCTGGCCCAGCTCGAAGGCGTCTCGCTGCCCTCGCCCGAGGGACGCATGGTGCCGCTGGCCTCGCTGGTCACCATCCAGGAGACCGTCGAGACCGCCAGCATCTACCACAAGAACCTGCGTCGCGTGGTCTACGTGACGGCCGAGGTGGCCGGCGCCACCGAAAGCCCGATCTACGGCATCCTCGACATGAAGCAGAAGATCGCCGCCCTGCCCCTGCCCGAAGGCTACGCCATCGAGCAGCTCTACTCGGCCATGCCCACCTCGGAAGACCGCCTGGTCATGAAGTGGGACGGCGAGTGGCAGATCACGTACGAGGTGTTCCGCGACATGGGCATCGCCTTCGGCGTGGTCATGCTGCTCGTCTACGTGCTGGTGGTGGCCTGGTTCAAGAGCTTCCTGACGCCGCTGGTCATCATGGCGCCGATCCCCTTGACGCTGATCGGCATCCTGCCCGGCCACTGGCTGACCGGCATGTTCTTCACGGCCACCTCGATGATCGGCTTCATCGCCCTGTCGGGCATCATCGTCCGCAACTCGATCCTCCTGGTCGACTTCATCGACCTCGAGCTGCAGGGCGGCGCCTCCCTCGAGGACGCCGTGCTGCGCGCGGGCGCCGTCCGCTTCCGCCCCATCGTCCTGACCGCCGCGGCCCTCGTCGTCGGCGGCCTGGTCATCGTCCTGGACCCGATCTTCCAGGGCCTGGCCGTCTCACTCATCTTCGGTGTCATCGTCGCAACGGCCCTGACGCTCGTCGTCATCCCGCTGCTCTACTACCTGCTGCTGCGGCACCGCGCCGCGCGGCAGCAGCCCCAGGGAGAACAGTCATGACCCTCAACGAAATGCTCCGCGCCATCGCCGGCTTCTTCGTCCTGCTCTCGGTTGCCTTGGGCTGGTTCGTGAGCCCGTACTGGTTCGCCTTCACGGCCTTCGTCGGCGTGAACCTGATCCAGTCGGCCTTCACCCGGTGGTGCCCGATGATCGCGCTGCTCCGCAAGCTCGGCGTGCCCGAGGTGCGCGGGGGCGGGTGCTGCTGAGGCTCGGGTTAGCACGAACAAGGGCGGGGTGATGCCCCGCCCTGGCGCCAGGGGACCGGTTCTGCCGGTCCCTTCGGCTTTCGTGCACGCCTGTTGGCGGCAGGATAGCGCGGAAGTCGCGGCGGCGCCAAGTCCCCATGCGCGGCCGGGGGCGCCGCCAGGCGCGCGGGCCGGGCGCGCCCGCCCTGCGGTCATTCGTGCCGGCACTTCTTCGGGCAGCACTTGTGCCGCCGGCGCCTACACGGCCGCTGCCAGAGCCATCGCCGTTTCCTTCACCGGCACTTGCGCCGCCGGCACTTGCTCCGCCGGCACTTGCTCCACCGCCACTTGCTCCACCGGCACTTGCGCTCTCACTTGCGCCGGCGCAAGTGCCCCCCTCGCATGCGCGAACGCATGACACCGGCTGCACAACGTCACCAGGTTGTCCGCTGTGTTGGCCCCGCCGGCCTGGCGCGGCGTGATGTGGTGCACTTCCAGGAACCGCGTGGCCCCGCAACCCGGCGACGCGCAACGATGCCGATCCCGCACCAGCACGGCCGCCCGCAGCGCGGGCGGAATCGTCGCCCGGTTGGGCCGGCCCCGCTCGCGCACGCGCGCGTCGCAGGTCAGCGCCGCGACTTGCGCTGGCGCAAGTGGCAGTTCGCCCCGCGCGGTCACGGCGGCAGCGGCTTCGCAGGTGGGACACTGGTGTACGACGATCTGCGTGGCCATATGGCGAGTGGCCCTTCTCGCGACGTTGCGACCGGGTGACTCCTTCGCGGGCAATGCGGGCGCAGCTGACGCCGCCTCGGCGTCATCGACGGCCATCATTGCCGGCTCCCCGCCACCAACACCCGCCCCCTCGACCAGCGCCGCCAACCCCGCCAATACCAGCTCGGCGCGATCGGCCGTGGCCGGCGCCACCCGCGCCTTGCGCGCCGCCTCGAGAAGCGCCTCGAAGCGGGCGAGCTGCACAGCATCGAGGCGCAGCGTGACCTGGTATGTGGATGCCTCCGTGGCCTGCAACGGCGCGAACCCGGGGTCCGGCGCGGACACCATCGCCGGCACTTGCGCCGGCGCAAGTGCGGGATCATCCCCGAACGTCATCTGCGCAGAGGCCGCCGCCGAAGCACCCACCCGCGCCCGCTTCCGCGCCGCCTGCACCTCGCGCTCGAGTTCGCGCCGCCCCTGCGTCTTCGCCTGCGCCACCCAGGCGGCCTGCGTTTCGGCGGTGGCCACGCGCGCCACCTGCTGCGCCTTGGTCCAGCCGAGCTCCCCGACGGTGACCGCTTCGCGGAGCAGGGGCAGCCGGTCGAGGTCATCGGCCAGCCGCTTGAACTGCCAGGCGCGGTTGTCGCTGAAACCGAGGGCCTGCGTCGCGTAGAGGTGACGGCTGGCGTAACCCAGCTCGCGAAAGAGCCCGCGCCGCTGCACCTCGGCGAACCAGAGCACGGCGCATTCGTGGGCCCGATCGCCCACAGCAAGGGCCTGGTGCAGCGCTTCATCGACACGCGCGGCCGACTGGCCGGCTTCATAGACGGGCAGGGTGAAGGCGGGCATGGCGCGGCCTTTCGAGGGATTGGGATGGGAGGAGTGATGGATTCAAGATAGCGAACAAAGAACGTAACATCAAGCAATTAAAATAAATATACAGTATACACAACATGGATCCCGGTGAGGGCTGCGCGCCCGGCCAGATGCGGTTGCGCCCGTCGCCCGCTCCACCCCCACCGGCTTGCGCCGGCGCAACAACCCACCTCCCGACAACGCGACATCCAACGGAAGAGCCGGCCGCCAAACCACGCGGGGTTTGGCGGCCGGCTCCAAAAGACCGAAAGGCGACGCGGTCTACTCCACCAGCACCACCGACCGCACCTCGCGCACCAGCTCCCCCCCGACGCGTGCACTCAGCACCACCTGGTACACACCCGAGGCCACCGGCCGGCCGCCGAAATCTCGGCCATCCCAGACAACGGAGTGCACACCCGCATCGTAGCCCGCCGCGGGGAACGCCCGCACCAGGCGACCCTGCACGTCGTACACGTTCAGGGCGGCGTCGCCGGCGGCGTCCAGGGCGAAGCGGAGCTGCGTCGAAGGGTTGAACGGGTTCGGGGCGTTGGGCAGCAGGCGCGCGGCGGCGCCGACAGAAGAGCCCGCACCCGGCACCGATGCCACGTACGTGCCCACCGTGAAGTCGGCCACGCGCGGGGCGTGGTCGCTGGCGGTCGGGATGTCGGACGCCAGCAGGCCGGTGGCCGTCAGCGTGGCCGGCTGCATCGTGCGTGTCTCGAGGATGAAGTGGTTGTGCAGCGTCAGGGCGCTGTCGGTGTAGAAGATCCAGTCCAGCACGCCCGGGTAGAAGGTGCTGGTGTCGCTGCGCCAGGTGTAGCTGGCGCGGCCGTCGGGGTGGCGCGAGGGCGGCACGGCGAAGGCGGTGCCGTCCCAGTCGGGCGGGGAGTCGACGCCGTAGGTGCCGTTGTCGATGATGTCGCCGGTGAGGATGGTGTCGAGCTGCTGCTGCCAGCCCACCAGGTTCATGTCGCCGGCCATGATCACCGGCGTGTTCGCGGGCAGGGTGAGGCGGCCGCCGGCGGTGCGCGCGTCGCGCAGGAACGAGATGATGCCGTCGGCTTCCTCCTGGCGCGTGGCGTCGTCGGTGCAGCAGCGCAGGTGGGCGCCGATGAACAGCAGGTCCGTCGACTGCGAGGGGCCCAGGTCGAGCAGCGCCGCGGTTTCGCGCAGCGAGGTGTTGTTGTTCACCAGCCATGTCTGCAGGATGGGGAAGCGGCTGACGATCACGTTGCCGTCGTCGATCTTCGCGGCGTACCACTGTTCGCCGGGGCCGCTCGGCAGGAAGACTTCCACCTGCGCGGCGGTCTGCGCCGCGGTGTGGTTCCACACCTCGCACAGCACCATGAAGTCGGGGTCGATGGCATCGAAAATGCGGTTCTGCGCCGGCTGCTTGGACGCAGTCCAGAGACCATCCGACAGGATGTTCCACGACATGATGCGGATGTGCGACGGATCGTTACGGCCCAGCGGCAGCGTGGGCGCCACGTCGCTGCCGACGGTGAACGTGTAGCTGATGCTGCCGGTGTTGGGCGCCAGGTCGCCGGAGGTCGCATCGCGCAGGATGAACCGCACGGCCGCGCCGGTCATGAACGAGGTCGATCCCGCCGGCACGCTGCCGCGGCGCAGCGCCACCTCGAACTGGTTGCCGCTCACGGTGGGGCCCATCATCAGGCCCACGTTGTCGTGGTACACCGTGTAGTTCGTCGTGGCCGGCCGGAAGGTGCCGTTGCGCAAGCCGAATCTCCAGACCAGCTCGGCGCCGATGCCGCCGAACGAAGTGCCCGTGGCCGCGTTCAGGTCGGTGTCGAGGTACAGCTCCATCGACTGCTGCTCGTCGGGCTGCACGTCGCCGGTCACCTCGAAGCGGATGTAGAGGAAGTCCTGGTCGTTGGCCACCGCCACGGCGCGGAAGTCGACGGTGCCGCCGTCGCCGGCCGGGTCGGTGTGCAGCGGCGTCACTTCCGCCCAGTCGTCGAAATCGCCATCCAGCTGGATGGGCATGAGGTCGGCACGGGCGGGCAGGGCCGCCAGTGTAAGCAGCGCGCACAACACGACCGGGCCGGGGGTCCGGAACAGGTTTCTGGGCGACACGATGGGCAACTCCCGGAAGAAAAGCGGTCCTTTGGTGTATTTTTGCAATTATATCACCTTTCCCGGCCCGGGGCCACGACAACCGTCCCGGCGGGGTCATTTTCGGTTCCCCCGATTTTGGATATCTGGTATCGTCTTATGCGGAATCTACGCATACCGGAGGGTCGTTCCCGCGATGTCCCATGATATGGATCCACCGACGCCGGCGGATGACGCCAGCTCCAGGTCGCCAACGGCGGAACGCGCCCGCGATGTCCTTCACTCCACGCTCGACCTGCTCCAGCTGGTCGACTGCGCCTCGATCGACGAGATCATCCAGCGGGGGCTCGACGAGTCGGTGCGCCTGACGGACAGCTGCATCGGCTATTTCCATTTCATCAATGCCGACCAGGCCACCATCCGGCTGCACACCTGGTCCACCGGCACGAAGCGGATCTGCACCACGGTCGAGGCCACGCACTATCCCATCGCGCAGGCAGGCATCTGGGTCGACTGCGTGCATCGCCGCGAACCCGTCATCCACAACGACTACGCCGCCGAGCCGCACCGCAAGGGATTGCCGCAGGGCCACGCCGTCCTGATGCGCGACCTGGGTGTGCCGGTGTTCGAGGAAGGGCGCATTGCCGCGACGCTGGGCGTGGGCAACAAGGAGACGGCGTACGACCAGGACGATGTCGAGCTGACGCAGCTGCTGGCCAACACCATCTGGAGCATCGTCCAGCGCAAGCGCGTGCAGGAGCACCTGCGCGAACAGATCGTGGCCCGCACCGAGGAGTTGCGCCAGCGCAACGAGCAGTTGCAGCAGGCGCTGGCCGATGTGCAGACGCTCAGCGGCATCGTGCCCATCTGTTCCTACTGCAAGCAGATCCGCGACGATCGTGGCTTCTGGAACCACCTCGAGTCGTACCTGTCGCGGCATACCGAGGCGCGGTTCAGCCACGGTATCTGCCCGGCGTGCGCGGCCAAGGAATTCCCCGACCTGCCGCTGCACCCGCCCGACAACTGACCGCGAACCTACTCCACCGCGATCGGGAAACCCGCCGCCTCCCACGCCAGCATGCCGCCGCGCAGCGTGTACACTTCGGGGTGCCCCAGGTCCTGCATGATGCCCGCGCCCAGCAGGCTGCGACGGCCGAGGCGGCTGACGAAGACCAGCGCGCGGTCGCGCGGCAGGAAGGCGCCTTCGGTCGCCAGCAGGCGCAGCGGCACGTTGCGGGCCTGGGGGATGTGCCAGTTGCGGAACTCGCCGGGCTCGCCCACGTCGATCACGAGGGCGCCGCCTTCCGGCCTGTCCAGGCGTGCCCGCAGGTCGCTGGGCGACAGTTCGGCCGGCGCTCGCTCCGGCAGGTGCTCGTAGTCGGGCAACCGCGCCCCCTGCGGGTCCTTGGGAATGGCCTGGCACTCGCCGAACACGCGTTCGGGGCACTCGTACACACAGTAGCCCGGGTTCAGCACCTTGTGGAACAGGTGGCTGATGGCGTTCTCCTCGTCCAGCATGTTGCCGGCGCCCAGGACGGCGTTGAAGCCGGACAGCGCGCTCATGCGCCGCACGTCGGGCCGCACGCCCTCCAGGAACATGTCGCCGCCGCGCCGCCGGTACAGGCGCAGGATCGACTCGAGCATGTGGAGGCCGCTCACGTCGCAGTGGTCGACCATGTGCATCCGCAACAGCAGGTACTTCTGCTGTGGATTCGCCTCGAGATTGGCGCGGATGGCGTCTTCGACGTGGTTGACGGCGCCGAAGTAGAGCGGCCCCTCGATCTCGATCACGCCCAGCTGCGGGCACGACGGCTGGCCCTCCACGCGCACGAAATGCCGGAAGTTCTCGTCCGGCACCACCGCGTGCACGCCCGGCGTCGACGTCTTCAGCAGGAAGCGGCCGAAACTGACCAGCACGCCGGCCAGGATCGCGAACTGCAGCGGCATCGTCAGCGCCGAGACGAACGTCGCCACCATGATCGAGGTGTCGCCGCGGCTGGTGCGGATCACGCGCGCCATCTCGCGCCGGTCAATGAGCGAGCCCGCCGTCAGGATGAGGATGCCGGCCAGCGCCGCGCGCGGCAGGTAGGCGGCCAGCGGCGCCCCCGCCAGCACGATCAGCAGCAGCCAGAGGCCGCTGCTGGCCGCGGCGATCGGCGTGCGCCCGCCCGCCTCGCGGTTCGTGGCCGAACGCAGCCAGGAACCGGTGCAGGCAAATCCCGTGAACATGCCGGCGGCCACGCTGGCCAGGCCCTGGCCCACGAACTCCTGGTTCACGTCGAGCCGGTCGCCGTCGCGCGCGGCGATCGCGCGCGCCATCGAGATCGACTCGACCAGGCCGATGGCCGCCACCGCCACCGCGCCCGGGGCCAGCCGCCAGATGAGGGCCATGTCGAGCACCGGCAGGTGCGCCAGCGGCGGCAGCGAGCGCGGGATGGCGCCCAGCACCTGCACGCCGTGGCTGTCGAGGTCGAGCAGCGCCGTCGCCACGCCGGCCGCGGCCATGGCCACGAAGGCGCCCGGCATGCGCGGGCCGCCACGCTTGAACAACAGGGCCACGAGGAAGGCGCCGAGGGCCAGCGCTACGCTCGGCCAGTGCACGAACTCGATGCGCAGCAGGATCATTCTCACGGTCAGGCCCAGCTCCGGCACGCTGGGGATCTCGAGCCGCAGCACGTGGCGCATCTCGTTGATCATGATCAGCACGCCGGCGCCGGCCGTGAACCCGACGATGACGCTGTCGGCCACGAAGTGCACCAGCACGCCCAGGCGCAGCAGGCCCATCGTCAGCCGCAGCAATCCCACCATCACCGCCAGGTAGCCGGCCGCGCGTACGTAGTCCTCGGTGCCGGGCGCCGCGGCGATCAATAGCGTGGCGAAGATGAGCATGCTGCTGGTGTTGGTCGGGCCGGTCTGCAGCAGGCGCGAACTGCCCCACAGCGCACCGACGATGGCCGCCACGACGCCGGTGTACAAGCCCATCTGCGGCGGCAGTTCGGCCAGTGTGGCGAAGGCGATGGCCTGCGGCAGCAGCACCACGGCCACGGCCAGGCCGGCCGCGAGGTCGGGCTTCAGGTTCGCGGCGCGGTCATAGCCGCGCAGCACGGCGGCAGGCCGCGCAAAGAACACCGACTCGCCGGCCAGCCACCGGCGCGCAGGTTCGAGTCGGGCTGCCAGGCGCGCGTTCAACGCAGGCGGTGCTCCGTGGCCATGAAGCGGCGGGTGCCGGTCTCGTAGCGCAGGACGAGTGATTGCGTCTCGGCCGTATCGCCGAACAGGCGCACGCCCGCGAGCATGGCGCTCTCGGTCACGCCCGTGGCCGAGAAGAACACCTCGTCTCCCTTGATCAGGTCATCGGTCGTCAGGACGCGGGCCAGGTCCATCCCGGCGTCGAGGCAGGCCTGCTTCTCGGCCGCGTCATTCGGTTCCACGCGCGCGAGCATGGCCCCGCCCAGCGCCTTCACCGCGCACGCGGCCAGCAGGCCTTCGGCAGCGCCGCCCACGCCCAGCATCAGGTCGATGCCGGCGCGCGCGTCGGCCGCCAGCAGCGAGCCGCCCACGTCGCCGCCGCCGCGCAGCACCACGCGGGCGCCGGCCTTGCGCACATCGGCGATCAACGAGTCGTGCCGCGGCCGGTTCACGATGAACACGGCCAGGTCGCGGATGTCCTTGCCCTTGGCGCGCGCCACGGCCGCCAGCGTCCAGCCGATGGGGGCATCGAGCGCCTCGGGCCCGATCGCGCCGGCCACCGTGCGGTCGACCACCAGCTTGTACATGTAGACGGCCGGACCGGGACGCCACATCGCCCCGCGCGGGGCCAGCGCCGCGGCTGCCAGCGCACCGGGCTTGCCCTTGGCCACCAGCGTGGCGCCGTCGATGGCGTTCACCTCGACGTCCAGCTCCGGCCCTTCGCCCGTGCCCACGTCCATCCCGCTGTCGAGCGGCGAGGTGGCGCGCAGGCGTCCCTCCTCGCCGCTGACGATGCGCCCGCGCATGGGCAGCAGGTTCAGCGAGCGCGCCATGGCGTCCTGCGCGGCCTGGTCGGCGGCATCGCGATCGCCGCGCCCCATCCAGCGCGAGGCGGCCAGCGCCGCCGATTCGGTCACGCGCACCAGCCCCAGGCCGGGGTGATGCGGCGGTTCGCGGTCGCCCCACTGGGGCTCGTGGTTGTAAAGGCTCATCGCGGCACGCTCCGGGGCTGGGGGACCTGTCGCCATGATATCGCCCGCGCGCGGCGAACGTGAGGGGAAATCGGCCCTGCCTGCAAGTCCGAAAACGGCGAGCCGCCCTGCCGCCGACCTGATATCGTGGGGCCCATGGAACTGGACGACGACATCTGCTACCGCGCCGTGCTCGCCCGCGACCCCCGTTTCGACGGCCGCTTCTTCACCGCCGTGCGCACCACGGGCATCTACTGCCGCCCGGTCTGCCCCGCGGTGACGCCGCGCCGCCGCAACGTCACGTTCTACGCCTGCGCCGCCGCGGCCGAGCAGGCCGGCTTCCGCCCCTGCAAGCGCTGCCGCCCCGAGGCGTCGCCGGGCACGCCCGCCTGGCTGGGCACCTCGGCCACCATCTCGCGCATGCTGCGCTGCATCGCCGAGGGCGCGCTCGACGACGGCTCGGTCGCCGACCTGGCCGCCCGCCTCGGCCTCGGTCCCCGCCAGTTGACAAGGCTCTGCGAACGTCACCTGGGCACGACACCCGTACGCCTGGCGCAGACCCGCCGCGTGCACTTCGCGCGCGCCCTGATCGAACAGTCGGCCCTGCCCCTGTCGCAGGTGGCGCTGGCCGCGGGCTTCGGCTCGCTGCGCCGTTTCAACGCGCTGATGAAGGCGACCTACGGCTGCGCGCCGGGCGACTTGCGCCGGCGCAGTTCAGCGAACCCTGACGCGCACTTCGCAGCCGCCCCGACCACCCCGCTGGCCACGCTGACCTGCCGCCTGGCCTATCGCCCGCCCTACGACTGGCCGCAGCTGGCGCGCTTCCTGCGGGGTCGCGCCATCCCGGGCGTCGAGCACGCCACGGATGACTCATACACGCGCACGCTGGCGCTGCCCGAAGGCGGCGCAGGTTTCCTGACCGTCACGCCCGGCAGCGGCCACTGGCTGGACCTGCGCCTGGAGCTGCCCGAGCTGGGCGGGGCCATTGCGCTGGTGGCGCGGGCGCGGCGCATGTTCGACTGCGGCGCCGACCCGGCGGCCATCAACGCGCACCTGGCGCGCGATGCGGCACTGAAGCCGCTCGTGCGCAAGCGGCCGGGCCTGCGGCTGCCGTCGGCGTTCGATCCGTTCGAGCTGGCGGTCCGGGCCATCGTCGGGCAGCAGGTGTCGGTGGCCGCGGCGACAACGGTGACCGGGCGCGTGGCCGCGCGCTGCGGCACGCCGCTCGCGGAGCCGCGCGCCGGGCTCACGCACCTGTTCCCGGCGCCGGCCGCGCTGGCGTGCGCGAATCTTGACGGCCTCGGCCTGACGACGCGGCGCGCCGACACGCTGCGCGGCTTCGCGCAGGCGGTGACGGCCGGCGACCTGCTGCTCGA is a genomic window of bacterium containing:
- the glpX gene encoding class II fructose-bisphosphatase, whose translation is MSLYNHEPQWGDREPPHHPGLGLVRVTESAALAASRWMGRGDRDAADQAAQDAMARSLNLLPMRGRIVSGEEGRLRATSPLDSGMDVGTGEGPELDVEVNAIDGATLVAKGKPGALAAAALAPRGAMWRPGPAVYMYKLVVDRTVAGAIGPEALDAPIGWTLAAVARAKGKDIRDLAVFIVNRPRHDSLIADVRKAGARVVLRGGGDVGGSLLAADARAGIDLMLGVGGAAEGLLAACAVKALGGAMLARVEPNDAAEKQACLDAGMDLARVLTTDDLIKGDEVFFSATGVTESAMLAGVRLFGDTAETQSLVLRYETGTRRFMATEHRLR
- a CDS encoding DNA-3-methyladenine glycosylase 2 family protein, with product MELDDDICYRAVLARDPRFDGRFFTAVRTTGIYCRPVCPAVTPRRRNVTFYACAAAAEQAGFRPCKRCRPEASPGTPAWLGTSATISRMLRCIAEGALDDGSVADLAARLGLGPRQLTRLCERHLGTTPVRLAQTRRVHFARALIEQSALPLSQVALAAGFGSLRRFNALMKATYGCAPGDLRRRSSANPDAHFAAAPTTPLATLTCRLAYRPPYDWPQLARFLRGRAIPGVEHATDDSYTRTLALPEGGAGFLTVTPGSGHWLDLRLELPELGGAIALVARARRMFDCGADPAAINAHLARDAALKPLVRKRPGLRLPSAFDPFELAVRAIVGQQVSVAAATTVTGRVAARCGTPLAEPRAGLTHLFPAPAALACANLDGLGLTTRRADTLRGFAQAVTAGDLLLDTPRGPDAFAARMMALPGIGPWTAQYVALRAFGEPDAFPVGDLGLERALPGVDLAQRSLDWSPWRGYAALHLWAGPGD